In the Arthrobacter sp. Soc17.1.1.1 genome, GAGCGCAGCACCTCGAACAGGCCCTCGGCCTGCTTGAGGGCGCTGGCCGAGTACGACCCGGCGAGGCCGCGGTCGGAGGTCAACACCAGGACGGCGGCGCGGCGCACCTCACCGTGCTCGGTGGTGAGCGGGTGGTCGATCTCCGTCTGCGACGACACGGCCGAGACGGCCCGGGTGATCGCGTTGGCATACGGCAGGGCCGCAGCGACACGCGTGCGTGCCTTGCCGATGCGAGACGTCGCGATCAGCTCCATCGCCTTGAAGATCTTCCGCGTCGACGTGGTCGAGGCGATCTTCTGGCGGTAGACCCGGATCTGGGCTCCCATGCTTGTCCTTTCCTCCGCCCCCGCGTCGGGGAGCGATCAGGCCAGGGTCCTGCCGCCGGGAGGGGCATGGCCCCTCCCGGCGAACAGATCCTCTAGCGCTTCTGTCGAACGATCTTTTCCTGCTCGACCGAGTCGGCGTCGATGGCCTGGTACTCCTCGTGGCCCGCACCGAAACCGTCGGCACCGACCCCGAAGAAGCCCTGCTTGAAGTCCGTGATCTGGGTCTTCAGCTCCTCCGCCGTCGAGTCCTCGAGCTTGCCCGTCTGGGCGAGCGTGTTGAGGATCTGCGACTTGTGGCCGAGGTGCTCCAGGAACTCCGTCTCGAAGCGGCGGATGTCCTCCACCGGCACGTCGTCCAGGTAGCCGTTCGTCCCGGCCCAGATGGACACGACCTGCTGCTCCACCGGCATCGGGGAGTACTGGCCCTGCTTGAGCAGTTCCATCAGGCGTGCGCCGCGGGTCAGCTGCTGGCGTGACGCCGCATCCAGGTCCGAGGCGAACATCGCGAAAGCCTGCATGTCGCGGTACTGGGCGAGATCGAGCTTCAGGGTGCCGGAGACCTTCTTCATCGACTTCACCTGGGCGGCGCCGCCCACGCGGGACACCGACACACCGACGTCCACGGCGGGACGCTGGTTGGCGTTGAAGAGGTCCGACTGCAGGAAGATCTGGCCGTCGGTGATCGAGATGACGTTGGTCGGGATGTACGCCGAGACGTCGTTCGCCTTCGTCTCGATGAGGGGCAGGCCCGTCATCGAACCGGCACCGAGGTCGTCCGAGAGCTTCGCGCAGCGCTCGAGCAGACGGGAGTGCAGGTAGAACACGTCGCCCGGGTAGGCCTCGCGTCCCGGCGGGCGGCGGAGCAGCAGCGACACCGCACGGTAGGCCTCGGCCTGCTTGGACAGGTCGTCGAACACGATGAGGACGTGCTTGCCGCCGTACATCCAGTGCTGGCCGATGGCCGATCCGGCGTAGGGGGCGAGGTACTTGAACCCGGCGGGGTCGGACGCGGGGGACGCGACGATCGTCGTGTACTCCAGTGCACCCTTGTCCTCGAGGGTCTGGCGCACGGCGGCGATGGTCGACGCCTTCTGGCCGATCGCCACGTAGATGCAGCGGACCTGCTTGTTCACGTCACCCGAGGCCCAGTTGTCCCTCTGGTTGATGATCGTGTCCACGGCGATGGCGGTCTTGCCGGTCTGGCGGTCGCCGATGATCAGCTGACGCTGGCCACGGCCGATCGGGATCATGGCGTCGATGGCCTTGAGTCCGGTCTGCATGGGCTCGTGCACCGACTTGCGCTGCGTGACGCCGGGGGCCTGGGTCTCGAGCGCACGGCGGCCCTCGGCGACGATCTCGCCCAGGTCGTCGATGGGCTGGCCCAGGGGGTCGACCACGCGGCCGAGGAACGCGTCGCCGACGGGGACCGAGAGGATCTCGCCCGTGCGGTGCACTTCCTGGCCTTCTTCGATGCCGTTGTAGTCACCGAGGACGACGACACCGATCTCGCGCGTGTCGAGGTTCTGGGCGAGTCCGAGCGTGCCGTCCTCGAACCGCAGCAGCTCGTTCGCCATGACGGAGGGAAGGCCCTCCACACGGGCGATGCCGTCGCTGGCGGTGGAGACGCGGCCGACTTCGACGCGCTCCGCATTCCCGGGCTCGTAGGACGCCGCAAAGTCGTTCAACGCACTGCGTACGTCTTCGGCGTTGATGGTCAATTCGGCCATCTCAGTCCCTGCTCTCCTGTGTTGTTGGTCTCCATGGGGTGCGTGGCGACCGGGGTGTGATTCAGTGGGTGGAACTCCGGTGGGACAGGCGCTGACGCCTATCCCGCCAACGTGCGGCGGAGTTCGGACAGACGCGTGATGACGGTCGAGTCGACCATCTCGTCTCCAACGCTGACACGGACTCCGCCGATGAGTGAAGGGTCGACTTTCACGTTGACCTTGAGCTCACGGCCATACATGGCGTTGAGGCCGGACTCCAGGCGGGCGAGCTGGCTCGCCGTCAGCGGACGGGTGACGCTGACGTTGGCGATCCAGCGCTGCTGGCGTGCGGCGACGAGTTCGAGGAAGCGCTGCACGAGGGCTGCGGGCTTGAGTCCGCGCGGGGCGCGGACGGCCTGCGCGATGAGGAGCCTGCCGGCCGCACCCGCCTGGGGTACGAGCTTCAGGCCGAGGGCGACCTTCGACTCCGGGCTGGCCTGCGCCTCCGACAGCGCCCTCTGCAGGGCGTGGTTCGAGGCGACCACCTGGATGAAGGAGAACAGCTCGTTCTCGAGCTGGTCCAGGCCCTCCGCTCCCCGGCCCTGCTCGGCCACGGCGATGACGACGGTCGCGGCGAGCGTCTCCAGGGCGTCACCGATGTCGCGGGCGTTGGCCCAGCGTTCGTTGACGAGGTCCTTGACCACGCTCGCGGCCTCCGGCGACACCCGGCCTGCGATGAGCTGGTCCACCAGCACGGCCTTGTCCCGGCCGGTACGTGACGGATCGGTCAGCGCGCGCCGGAGACCGGCGTTGCTGTCCAGGATCGCCAGGACGCCGAACAGGTCCTCCGCGAGGGCCAGGGTGGTACCCGGCAGCCGGGCCTCCAGCCCTTCACGGACGGTGGCCAGGGAGACGCTCGATACACCTGCCATTACTTGGCCGCACCTGCCCGGTCCGAAGCGGCACCGTGCGAGGAGGTCTCGAGGTCCGCGAGGAAGCGGTCGACGACGCGCGACGAGCGGGCGTCATCGGCGAGGGACTCCCCGACGATACGGCTGGCGAGATCCGTGGCGAGCGTCCCGACCTCGGCGCGGAGCGAGACCACTGCGGCCTGGCGCTCTGCCTCGATCTGGACGTGCGCCTGCTCGGAGATGCGCGCCGACTCGGCGGCGGCCTTCTCCTTGAGGTCCGCGAGGATCTGCGCGCCTTCGGCACGTGCTTCCTCACGGATGCGGTTCGCCTCGGTGCGTGCATCGACAAGCTGCTGCTTGTACTCGTTCAGTGCCGCGTTCGCTTCCGCCTGGGCGGCCTCCGCCTTGGCGATGCCGCCTTCGATCGCGGCGGTGCGCTCGGCGAAGGTCTTCTCGAACGCCGGCATGACGAACTTGATGACGATGAACATCAGCACGGCGAAGCCGACCAGCGTTACGAGGAACTCCCACCAGTTCGGCGCGAGGGGGCTGGAGCCCTCCTCCGCCGCCATGATTGCTGCGTTAAGCATTTTTCACCCGTCTTTCTTCAACTGGTCTTCGGTCGGTCAGGGCGGCTGTGTCAGGCGCCGATGACGAAGGCGAAGACGAGGCCCAGGATCGCGAGGGCTTCGGTCAGTGCCAGACCGAGGAAGGCGATGGGCTGGAGGACACGCTGTGCCTCAGGCTGGCGAGCGACGCCGTTGATGTAGGCCGCGAAGACGAGACCCACACCGATACCACCGCCGATTGCGGAGAGACCGTATCCAACGAGGTTGAGGCTACCCTGTACTTCCATTGTGTTCCTTTCAAGATGCCGCTCGGATGCGACAGGTTGTTTGGGATCATCCCCGACGGGGAAGACGTGTGTGAATCAGTGGGCGTCGGCGTGCAGCGCGCCTTCGATGTAGATCGCGGCGAGCAGCGTGAAGACGTAGGCCTGGAGGACCATGATCAGCGCCTCGAGCATGTACATCGCCACGGCGCCGACGAGGACCAGCACGCTGGTGCCCTGCAGGAGGATGTTGCCGGTGGAGACCATGTACTCGATGGCGGAGCCGGCGAGGGTCACGATGAGGTGGCCGGCGAGCATCGTCGCGAAGAGTCGCAGCGAGTGGGTGACCGGACGGACGATGAAGTTCGAGATGATCTCGATCGGCACCACGATCGGCAGGATGTACCAGGGCACGCCCGACGGGACGACGGCCAGCTTGAAGTAGCGCAGGCCGTGCTTCTTGAGGCCGATGCCCACCCAGAGGAGGTAGAAGATCGCCGCGATGGCGTAGGCGCTGCCCGGGTGCGAGAAGCTCGGCAGCTGCAGGAACGGGATCGCACCGAAGATGTTGTTCACCAGCACGAAGAAGAAGGCGGTGAAGAGCCAGGGCACGTACTTCAGGAAGTCGCGCCCACCGATGATGTCCTTGCCGATGGAGTTGCGCACGAAGCCGTACGCCGACTCGCCGAGGAACTGCATCTTGCCGGGGACCAGCTGGCCGCGCCGCGAGGCGACGAGGAAGAAGGCGGCGATGAGGACCACGGACAGGATGACCATGAGCATCTGCTTGCCGAAGCCGGGGTCGAACCAGACTCCGTAGGCGTCACCCCAGGGCAGGATGTCCCGGTAGTGGGTGTCCTCGATAGTCGGGGCTACGAATCCCTCTTCGGTAGTTGCGGCCGGGAGCGCAAGCGCGATCAACGCGTTTCCTCTCTGCAGTGTCCATCGTTGGGCAAGATCTGTTCGGTCGCAGCGTTACTGGTCCGACTCGTTGAGTTGTGGGGAGTCACTCGGGTCCGTCCTCGGCACCGGGCGTCGCCCGGGATCCGCGCTGCGGACTCGGGGTGTGGTTCCGGGTGAGGTTGTGCATGTGGGAGAGGTAGAAACCCCCTGCTGCACCTAAGAACGCTCCCGCCAGCACCAACCAGCGCGTGTCGAGGAGATTATCCAGCCCCCAGCCTATCAAACTCCACACCGCGATCCCGCCAATCATGTAGCTGAGGACTGCTATGCCGGCGTTGTAGCCGCCGTTCGCGAGACGGGCCTGCTCGTTCTGCGCCGACGGGTCGCCGCCTGCTCCCGGCCCGGCCGCCGGACGGTCCGCCATGTCAGCGTCCGCCCGTCGGATCGGCGGGCGAACCCTTGCCGGGACCGGCCGGCGGGGCGGCCGGAGGCGCTACCGTTCCCGCGGCCGTGCGGCCCCGTGCGACGTCGTGCTCGACGTCGTGCTCGACGTCGTAGAGGGGCGTACGGAGCCGCGAGAAGGCGAACACCTCGGCGGCCTGCCAGGCGAGGACGGTCGCGAGGGCCCCGGAGAAGAACCAGGTGCGGTCCAGCCAGCCGGGCGTGCCGAGGAGGAACAGGACCGCGGCGAATCCGACGACCTTGATGGCGTACGTGACGATGAACAGTCCGAGCGCGCCGGAGGGGTTGCTCCGCCCCGCGAAGTGTCCGATCAGGAGGCTGATCCCGAAGAAGGCGATGACGAGGGCGGCGCCGAACAGCACGCTCAGTCCTGCCGCGGGCGAGGTGGCGAGAAGGGCCGCGACGGCGAGGACGAGCGCCACACCGGCGGATGCCGCGGCGCTCCTGGCGAGGATGCCCAGCCAGGGGGACGCGGTGGCGCCCGCTGCAGGGACGAGGTCCGTGGGGGCTCCGGTGGCCGGATGCTCCGGTCGTGGCACGCGCTGTCCGCTCTGTCGACTGCGCCGTCCGGCGCACTGCTGGTCCTCTGCCGACGGCGTCGTGAGGCCTGGAACCGGGGCGGCACGACGGAGGCGTCGGTGTGCCCGGCGCCTGAAATTCTACCGCATGACGACGACGGCCACCGGGGCCCTCACGCCTCCGCCGGGACGCGGCGGCGCGCCAGCGCGCGGAAGATCCGCGGCGAGTACAGGTACAGGGCGACGACCGCGGCGGCGAACAGCGAGGCCGACACGGCGAGCGGCGCCGGGGCGGTGGCGGCCACGAAACCCGCGGCACCGGTGAGCGCCGACAGGACGCTGACGAACAGCGACACCTGGACGTGGCCGAGCCCGGTGTCCGTGAGGCGCTGGTACACATGCTGCCGGTGAGCGGTGTACACGGGCTCCCCGCGCCGGGCGCGCCGCACGAACGTGGTGAAGGTGTCGGCGAGGTAGATCAGCACGGGCGAGAGCAGGTATTCGAGGTAGACCCCGGCCAGCAGGCCGGTGACGGCGATCGCCGCGATGGAGGCCCCCAGCAGGTAACTGCCCACGTCGCCGAGGAACACGAAGCCGCGGCCCAGGTTCCACGGCAGGAAGCCCGCGAACGCCGCGGCGACCACCAGGCCCGCGACCGTCAGCCAGAGCTGGTCGCTGAGGACTCCCGCGCCGGAGTAGAACAGGCCCACCACCACCCCGTGCATGCCCGAGATGCCGTTGATGCCGTCCATGAAGTTGGCGGCGTTGATGTAGGTGGCGACCGCGACCGCGCCGACGGGCACCCACCAGTAGCTGCTGTCGTCGATGGTGGTCGCGAGCGCGACGGTCCCGAGGGCTCCGACCAGGAGCTGCGCGGACGCGCGGACGCGGATCGACAGGCCCCGGAAGTCCTCGGTCCAGCCGAGCGCAGCCGCGGCCGCGATCATGACCAGGATGATCAGGATCAGCGACCGGTCCACCGCGACGAGGCCCGTGGCGAGGGAGAGCGCCAGGGCGGCGAGGATGGCCGCCGCGACGGCCACGCCCATCCCGCGGATCACGGTGGTGGTGTGGGAGGACCGGTCGTTGGGGATGTCGATGACACCGAGGCGCTTCAGCAGGGGCTTCACGACGACGGGCAGCGCGAGCGACAGCCCGAGGGACACGAGCGCGACGAGGGCGAGGAGCGGGTTCACGCGGACCGTCCGACGTGCGACCGGGCCACCGGGACGGTCGCCGTCGGCGGGTCCACCGTGCCCGCGGTGACCTCGCCGGCCGTCCCTGCGCCGGCGCCGATGCCGGGCCTGCCCTGCCCGAAGCCGCCCTCGGACTTCCACGCCTGGAGGCTCAGCTGCTGGGGGTCGAGGGGCGCCACGGTGGTGTGCGAGATCTTGGGGTGCAGGGGCCGGGAGTCGTTCTCGCCCTCGCCCATGAGGTCCTCGTGCATCTTCTCGCCCGGCCGGAGACCGGTGAAGACGATGTCGATGTCCTTGCCGGACATGGCGATCATGCGCTGGGCGACGTCGAGGATGCGCACCGGCTCGCCCATGTCGAGGATGAGCACCTCCCCTCCCCTGCCGATGGCACCGGCCTGCACCACGAGCTGGCAGGCCTCGGGGATGGTCATGAAGAAGCGGGTGACCTCGGGATCGGTCACCGTGATGGGGCCGCCGTTGCGGATCTGCTCGGTGAACAGCGGCAGCATGGAGCCGCGGCTGCCGATCACGTTGCCGAACCGCACCGAGACGTACTTCTGCCCCGTACGCTCCGCGTGCCAGGAGGTGAGCTTCTCCGCGACCCGCTTGGAGTGGCCGAGGACGCTCGTGGGATCCGCCGCCTTGTCCGTCGAGATGTTGACGAAGTTGGTGACGCCGACCGCGCCGGACGCCCGCAGGACGTTGAGGGACCCCTGGACGTTGGTCTTCCACGCCTCCTCGGGGTACTGCTCGAGCAGCGAGACGTGCTTGAGTGCCGCCGCGTGGAACACGACCTGCGGCCTGCGGTCCTCGAAGATGTCGAGCAGGGCGTCCGCGTCGCGGATGTCGGCGAGGACGGTGTCGCGGCCGGTGAGCAGCCCGCGCCCGGTGAGGGAGATCTGCGTGGACTGCAGCCCGGTCTCGTCCCGGTCCAGCATGATGAGTTCCGCCGGCGCGAAGGTCGCGAGCTGCCGGCAGAGCTCCGAGCCGATCGACCCGCCCGCGCCGGTCACGAGGACGCGCTTGCCGGTGACGTAGCCGGCCACCTCGTCGGGGTGGATGTCCACGGGGCGCCGGCCGATGAGGTCCTCGACCGCGACCTCGCGGAAGTCGGCGATGGCGGCTCCCGCGGCGCCGAGCATGTCGCGCAGCGGGGGGAGGACGAGCACCTTGATGCCGAGGCCCGCCACGAGGTCGGAGACGCGGCGCACCTGCGCGGCCTCGACCTCGGCGAACGCGATGACGAGGACCTGCGCCTGCGTCCTGGCGGCGATGTCCCGGAGGTCGTCGATCCGCCCGAGCACGGGCACGGCGGACAGCCGGAGGTGCTTCTTGGCGGGATCGTCGTCGACGAGGCCCACCGGGAAGTAGGGGGACTCGGGGTCCTGCATCATGCGCTTCACGAGCGAGTTGCCGAGGAAGCCGGCGCCGTAGATGAGGGTCCGCTGGGCGTCCTCCCCGGGCTTGGCCTTGCTCTCCACGTACATGCGCTTCAGGTAGCGGGTCGCGGCGAGGAACATGCACGCGAAGGGGAACGCGATGATCCCGATGCTGCGCGGCACCTCGATGACGCTGAAGAAGGCCACGCCGGTGAGCACGAGGATGACGGCGACGAGCACGGCGACGATGACCAGCAGCTTGGCCTCGTGGAAGCTGCCGAAGCTGTACCTGCCGCGGTACAGGGCGAAGCTGAGTCCCACCACCAGCTGGGCGATGACGGCCACGGCGCAGAACGCGGCGATGCCCGGGACGTTGACCTCCTTCACGAGGAGCTCGTAGCGCAGGATCAGCGCGAGGAGGATGGCGACGATCCAGGCGACGGCGTCGAGCAGGTACTGCGACCACAGCCAGATCGCAGGCTTGTCGCCTGATGGAGCCGCGGCGGTGGAGCCCGGCGGGCGGCCTTCGTTGAGTCCCATGATTCCTAACGGTGTCAGGCAGCCACCGTGTCCGGCACCGGATCCGCCTGCCGCTGCCGGGGTGCTCCGGTACCGGCGCGGCCGGTGCCCGGTCCGGCGGGGCTGGTCCGGCGGGTGCTGGAACACGGTGTAATAGACTGCTGTTACCCGAGAATACTAGCCGCCCCGCCCGTGACAGGCCCGTTGCGCACCGCGCTGGCGCGGCCCGGAAGGACCACGTTGCACGCCACCGACGCCGGCAGTCCGCGCGTGTTCATCGTCATCACCACCTTCAACCGGGCCGACCACCTGCGGGACCTCCTCGCGTCGATCGACGCCATGGACCCGGCACCGTCGGGCGTGATCGTCGTCGACAACGCGAGCACCGACGGCACCCCTGAGCTCCTGGCGGCCCTCGCGCCGCGCGTGCCGGTCCTCGTGCACCGCCTCCCGGTTAACGTCGGCGGGTCCGGCGGCTTCGCGGCCGGCGTGTCGCGCGGCCTCGAGGAGGGCGCCGAGTGGCTGTGGCTGATGGACGACGACGTCGTGGTGCTGCCCGACGCCCTCGCGTCCTTCCGTCCCTGGCTGGACCGCTACTCCTGCATCCACGGGCGCCGGTACGACCACGCCGGTGAACCGTTCTTCTGGCAGCACATCCTCAACGAGTCCCTCGGCGTGCACCTGCCGGTGCGCGGGGACGTCTTCGCGCGGTCCCGGGTCTTCCACACCAACGTGGGCTGCTTCGAGGGCATGCTCGTGGCCGCGGACGTGGTCCGGGAGATCGGGCTGCCCGACGCCCGGTTCTTCCTCAACGGCGACGACCTCACCTACGGCTGGCTGATCTCCCGGCGGTACCCCGTGGCGTACGTCGACGCCTTCGTGCTCCGGAAGACGCGTGCCCAGCGGCAGGTGGACCTCGGCGTGCGGCACCTCAACGACTCCAGCGACCTCTCGCGCTTCTGCGGCATGCGCAACCGGGGGCACCTCGCCCGCTACCTGCGCCTGCACGGCCGCTTCAGTCCGGTGGGGTTCGGCCTCGGGACGCTCCTCTCGGCCGGGAAGGAGCTCGTGCGCCTCGTCGCCGTCGAGCGGTCCCTTTCCGGCGCGGGCGCCCTCTGGCGGGGCTGGCGCGCCGCGCGAGCCATCCTGCGCGATCCCCTCTGGCAGCCCGAGCCGCCACTGGCGGAGCGTGCGCATACCGGGGGAACGCGGTGACCTGGCTCGTGGTCGGCGGTTCCGGGTTCGTCGGCTCCTCGGTGCTGCGCGCCCTGGGCGCCGCGGGGATCGATGCCCGGGGGCTGCCCGCCCCGCGTCTGGCGGCCTCCGCGCAGACCCCGGCCGCGCTCCTGGAGGCGGCAGCCGCCACGGACGTCCCCGGCCTGGTGGCTGCGCTGCAGGGGCACGACGTCGTCGTCAACGCCGCCGGGCTCGCCACCCCTTCCGCGCCCGAGGGGGCGGATCTGCTCGGCGCCAACGCCCTGCTCCCCGCCGTCCTGGCCCGCGCCGCGGTGAGAGCCGGGACGGGTCGCCTCGTCCACCTCAGCAGCGCGGCGGTGCAGGGCCGGACGGACAGGCTCGACGAGTCGCGGACCGTCCGCCCGTTCTCCGCCTACTCGCGCAGCAAGGCGCTCGGCGAGCAGGCGCTGGCACTCGCGGCGGACGCGGCGCCCGGACTGTCCGTGGTGACGGTCCGCGCCACCTCGGTGCAGGGCCCGGCCCGCCTGACGACCGCGGCGCTCGTGCGGCTCGCGCACTCGCCGCTCGCCTCGGTGGCCTCCCCCGGCACGGCGCGGTCGCCGGTCACCTCCGTGGACGCCCTGGCGGGCCTCGTCCTCGCCGTCGGACGCCACCGCGGCGCAGTGCCGGGCATCGTCCTCCAGCCGTGGGAGGGCCTCACCGTCCGCACCGTCCTCGAGGCGGCCGGCGGACGGCCGCGCGTCCTGCCGGCCGCGCTCTGCCGCGCCGCCGTCGTCGGCGGCTATGCGGTGTCCTCGGTCCTCCGCGGGCGCCTCGACGGCCACGTGCGCCGCGTGGAACTGATGTGGTTCGGCCAGGACCAGGTGCCCGGCTGGGCCGTGGAGCAGGAGCTCGCACCCGCGCCCCGCGTGCGGGAGGTCCTGGCGCAGGCGGACGGACACCGGTCCGCTCCTGCCTGAGGGCGGTCAGGCCAAGCGGTCAGGCCAAGCGATCAGGCGGAGGGCGGGGCCAAGCGGTCAGGCGGAGGGCGCCCCGGCGTCGTGATCGGCCGGTGCGCCGTCAGATCCCTCTGCGCCGCCTGCGCCGTCAGATCCGTCGACTCCGTCCGCGCCGCCTGCGCCGTCCACCCCGACGACGCCCGGGACCACCTCGCGCAGCCGCTCAAGCGGGAGGGTGCCCTGGCGGACGACCCTGAGGGTCTCCCCCGTCGCATCGACGATGGTGGAGCCGGTCCCGTCGGCCGCGGTCCGCGGGCCCGCGTCGAGATACACCGCCACCGATTCGGCGAGCTGACCGGCGGCGTCGGCCGCGGTGGTCGCTGCGGGCCGGCCCGTCCGGTTGGCCGACGACACCGCGAGCGGTCCCGTCAGGGTGAGCAGCTCGAGCGCGACGTCGTCGTCGGGCATGCGCAGTGCGACGGTCCCCAGGGTGTCGCCGAGGTCCCAGGTCAGGGACGGCTGCGCATGGCAGATGAGCGTGAGGCCGCCGGGCCAGAAGGCCTCGGCGAGGACCCGCGCGTCCGGGTGCACGTCGGTGGCGAGCCCGTCGAGCGTCTGGATCCGCGGGATCAGCACGGGCGGCGGCATGTTCCGGCCGCGGCCCTTGGAGGCGAGCAGCGTCGCGACGGCCTGGGGCGAGAAGGCGTCGGCGCCGATCCCGTAGACGGTGTCCGTCGGCAGGACGACGCACTGCTTGAGCGAGACGGCGCGCTGGGCGGCGGCCAGGCCCTCGCGGCGCTGGGCGGGGTCGGAGCAGTCGTAGCTGGTGGTCACCGGATCATCCTTCCACTGCCGGGCGCGCCCGCGCACATCGGCGTGGGACGGCACACCCGATCAGGGGCGCCGGGATCACGACGGCGGGGGCCCGAAGCCGGTGCCCCGCAGCCCGGCGGAGTAGGCAGCGAACCAGGCGCGCAGCCCCCGGAGGTCGCGCCGGGTGAGGAAGTAGTAGGGGAAGCCGATGACATCGGCCCCGAACCAGCGCAGGTTGCGGTACTTGCGCGCGTTGTACGCGCGGTTGCGGAAGTAGGAGAACCGCTTGAACTCGCCCTCGGGGATGACCGGCGTGATGAACCCGCCGAAGATCGGCTTCATCTCCGACCAGGTGGCCGGGTGCCGGACGGCGACGCTTGCCACGGTGCCGTACCTGAGGCCGGCCTTGCGCACGCGCGCCAGGAAGTCCACCTCGTCGCCGCGGATGAAGTACTTCATGTCCGGCAGCCCGATCTTCGAGAACACCTCCGCGCGGATGAGGGCACCGTTGAAGAAATGCACCATGCCGGGCAGGTAGCCGAGCGGTTCGAGGGTCGCGCGGTCGTTGGTGAGCAGCCCGTTGATGCGGAAGTTGAAGGACAGGCGTGTGGGATCCTCCGTCGCGGCGACGAGCGGGCTCACCACGTCGAGGTCGTGCTCGTGGGCCGCACGGAGCAGTTCGGCCAGGCAGTGCTCGTCCTCGGGATGGCCGTCGTCGTCCATGAGCCAGATCCAGCGGGCACCGCTCGCGAGGGCCGCGAGGATGGCGAAGGCGAAGCCGCCCGCCCCGCCGAGATTGGCCTCCGAGCGCAGGTAGT is a window encoding:
- a CDS encoding L-threonylcarbamoyladenylate synthase, whose amino-acid sequence is MTTSYDCSDPAQRREGLAAAQRAVSLKQCVVLPTDTVYGIGADAFSPQAVATLLASKGRGRNMPPPVLIPRIQTLDGLATDVHPDARVLAEAFWPGGLTLICHAQPSLTWDLGDTLGTVALRMPDDDVALELLTLTGPLAVSSANRTGRPAATTAADAAGQLAESVAVYLDAGPRTAADGTGSTIVDATGETLRVVRQGTLPLERLREVVPGVVGVDGAGGADGVDGSDGAGGAEGSDGAPADHDAGAPSA
- a CDS encoding glycosyltransferase; protein product: MTEHSTQTGPAAATERATEAATDPGTETAKDTVAVAAVTYDRHEELAQLLRSLAAQTAPITRVALVDSGTKPATGVVDAAAAAGGAIHYLRSEANLGGAGGFAFAILAALASGARWIWLMDDDGHPEDEHCLAELLRAAHEHDLDVVSPLVAATEDPTRLSFNFRINGLLTNDRATLEPLGYLPGMVHFFNGALIRAEVFSKIGLPDMKYFIRGDEVDFLARVRKAGLRYGTVASVAVRHPATWSEMKPIFGGFITPVIPEGEFKRFSYFRNRAYNARKYRNLRWFGADVIGFPYYFLTRRDLRGLRAWFAAYSAGLRGTGFGPPPS